The following proteins come from a genomic window of Acidobacteriota bacterium:
- a CDS encoding type II toxin-antitoxin system HicB family antitoxin: MRWRVALEYDQATGDWAAWCPELPGCASAGLTEAEALENIREAIELYLQPDQLELAAGTVLQEVFVC; encoded by the coding sequence ATGCGATGGCGTGTGGCGTTGGAATACGATCAAGCAACAGGCGACTGGGCGGCTTGGTGTCCTGAGTTGCCGGGCTGCGCTTCGGCGGGGTTGACCGAGGCCGAGGCGTTGGAAAATATCCGCGAAGCGATTGAGCTTTACCTGCAACCTGACCAACTCGAATTGGCCGCAGGCACCGTGTTGCAGGAGGTCTTTGTCTGCTGA
- a CDS encoding transcriptional regulator, which yields MTAKFSPKRYADLLADTLPQIIESEAEYERLLAVVEPMMSREASLSPEEAKLFDLLVKLIQDYEDAHYPIEPAPPHQVLQHLLEARGLQQEVLTPLFGSRARAAEVLNGVRAISKTQAQKLADFFHVSPELFV from the coding sequence ATGACTGCTAAATTCAGCCCGAAACGGTATGCGGATTTACTGGCCGATACGTTGCCGCAAATCATCGAGAGCGAAGCTGAATACGAACGGTTGTTGGCGGTCGTTGAGCCGATGATGAGCCGTGAAGCCAGTCTGTCGCCGGAGGAGGCGAAGCTCTTCGATTTGCTCGTGAAGCTGATTCAAGATTATGAGGATGCGCATTATCCGATTGAGCCAGCGCCGCCGCATCAAGTCTTGCAACACTTGCTGGAAGCGCGCGGGTTGCAGCAAGAAGTCTTGACGCCGCTATTCGGATCGCGCGCGCGTGCGGCTGAAGTCCTCAATGGGGTGCGCGCCATCAGCAAAACACAGGCTCAAAAGCTGGCCGACTTCTTTCATGTCTCGCCCGAACTTTTTGTCTGA
- a CDS encoding type II toxin-antitoxin system HigB family toxin, with the protein MIVKFNYARQAVFIKHVLTHAEYDRERWKDDC; encoded by the coding sequence TTGATTGTGAAGTTCAACTATGCGCGGCAAGCGGTATTCATCAAACACGTGCTGACCCACGCGGAATATGATCGAGAGAGGTGGAAAGATGACTGCTAA
- a CDS encoding Y-family DNA polymerase, with product MHSAIALVDANNFYVSCERLFRPDLRDKPVVVLSNNDGCIVSRSNEAKALGIRMAEPAFKARDLFELHNVTVFSSNYALYGDLSRRMFAILQEYSPLAEYYSIDEAFIELQANAAAELEQLGRAIRARIQRDIGIPVSIGIATTKTLAKVAAHHAKQSAKTRGVLNLFDSPHLDVALERMPIDEIWGMGRKLSKRLLGRGYVTAKHLRDGGDDDLKRVLNVVGMRTVFELRGIPCSPIESGGGRPRKMIIVSRSFGQAIYDYDNLAAAVTHHTIRAAEKLRRGGQVAGHVTVYLRTSYYRDQDETDRYNGSITLPLAPKTDTTPEMLKAAMEGLQQIYEPGHRYAKAGVMLMDLSAAAALPLRLWGHERHERERRLMQALDEVNAKFGQDAVHFGVPKQEAQWKMRSELRSARYTTRWDELLTVGEKSAGAAGGEAEFTLSTQLREFQPL from the coding sequence ATGCATTCCGCCATCGCCCTCGTGGACGCCAACAATTTCTACGTCTCTTGCGAACGCCTCTTCCGCCCCGATCTGCGCGACAAACCGGTCGTCGTCCTGTCCAACAATGATGGCTGCATCGTCTCGCGCAGCAATGAGGCCAAAGCCCTCGGCATTCGCATGGCTGAACCCGCCTTCAAGGCGCGAGACCTCTTCGAATTGCACAACGTCACAGTGTTCTCCAGCAACTACGCGCTCTATGGCGATCTGTCGCGGCGCATGTTCGCCATCCTGCAAGAATATTCGCCCCTGGCCGAGTATTACTCGATTGACGAAGCCTTTATCGAATTGCAGGCCAACGCCGCCGCTGAACTTGAGCAGCTTGGCCGCGCCATCCGCGCCCGCATCCAACGCGACATCGGCATTCCCGTCTCCATCGGCATCGCCACGACCAAAACGCTTGCCAAAGTTGCCGCGCACCACGCCAAGCAATCCGCCAAAACGCGCGGCGTGCTCAATCTCTTCGATTCGCCGCATCTGGATGTGGCGCTCGAACGCATGCCGATTGACGAAATCTGGGGCATGGGCCGTAAGCTGAGCAAACGCCTGTTGGGGCGCGGCTACGTCACCGCCAAGCATCTGCGCGACGGCGGCGACGACGATCTGAAACGCGTGCTGAACGTCGTCGGCATGCGCACCGTCTTTGAACTGCGCGGCATTCCCTGTTCGCCCATCGAATCCGGCGGCGGACGCCCGCGCAAGATGATTATCGTCTCGCGCTCCTTCGGCCAAGCCATCTACGACTACGACAATCTGGCCGCCGCCGTCACGCACCACACAATTCGCGCCGCCGAAAAGTTGCGCCGTGGCGGCCAGGTCGCAGGTCACGTCACGGTCTACCTGCGCACCAGCTACTACCGCGACCAGGACGAAACCGACCGCTACAACGGCTCAATCACCTTGCCGCTCGCGCCCAAAACTGATACCACACCGGAAATGCTGAAAGCCGCAATGGAAGGGTTGCAACAGATTTACGAACCGGGTCACCGCTACGCCAAAGCGGGGGTGATGCTGATGGATTTATCGGCGGCAGCAGCCTTGCCGCTGCGTCTCTGGGGGCACGAACGCCACGAACGCGAACGGCGGTTGATGCAGGCGCTGGACGAGGTCAACGCCAAATTTGGGCAGGACGCTGTGCACTTCGGCGTGCCGAAGCAGGAAGCACAGTGGAAGATGCGCAGCGAATTGCGGTCAGCGCGTTACACCACACGGTGGGATGAGTTATTAACCGTAGGCGAGAAATCGGCGGGAGCGGCAGGCGGCGAAGCGGAGTTTACTCTTTCCACTCAGCTTCGGGAATTTCAGCCCCTTTGA
- a CDS encoding type II toxin-antitoxin system HicA family toxin: MTAREVESLLTQYGFRLISQKGSHRKWRNAQSGLQVIVPEHRGRVLPLGTLRSILKGAEIPEAEWKE, encoded by the coding sequence ATGACCGCGCGTGAGGTCGAGAGTCTGTTGACGCAATACGGCTTTCGTTTGATCTCGCAAAAGGGCAGTCATCGCAAATGGCGGAATGCGCAATCAGGCCTGCAAGTGATCGTGCCGGAGCATCGCGGGCGTGTCTTGCCCCTTGGCACTTTGCGCAGCATTCTCAAAGGGGCTGAAATTCCCGAAGCTGAGTGGAAAGAGTAA
- a CDS encoding SUMF1/EgtB/PvdO family nonheme iron enzyme — protein sequence MEQLQIFISYASEDRVKVRDLHQRLTAQGYKPWLDDEDLLPGQDFKLVIEGALTSSDFIIICLSQTSVAKRSFIQHEFKLALEKRREMRPDDIFVIPARLEDCEFPAELKHLHCVNLFEERGWEKLFKALEIESARRGEPKTVKSVTLPTVATPLPKPTPSAPVVKPGQLGTPTRSFDFVTARVDEHGRIIERVNAQVAGFEEDLGHGVHLQMIEIPAGTFRMGSTDAEVEAAFADAQRYRKDPKREWYEWETPRHRVAVPDFWMSRYQVTQEQWWAVARLPKVKLELPPEPSAFEGDKLPVEQVSWEEAVEFCQRLERQFKRTYRLPSEAEWEYGCRAGSTTPFAFGPTITPELVNYDGNYPYGEAAKGEYRQQTVPVGSLGMANAFGLYDMHGNVWEWCADVWHKSYQDAPIDGSAWLSGGDSSSQVLRGGSWIYDGRLCRSANRGNNAPGYRSNDHGFRVVVSSRTS from the coding sequence ATGGAGCAACTGCAAATCTTTATCAGCTATGCCAGCGAAGATCGCGTAAAGGTCCGCGACCTTCATCAGCGTTTGACGGCGCAGGGCTACAAACCCTGGCTGGACGACGAAGACTTGTTGCCGGGGCAGGATTTCAAACTGGTGATCGAAGGGGCCTTGACCAGTTCCGATTTCATCATCATCTGTTTGTCGCAAACGTCGGTGGCGAAACGCAGCTTCATCCAACATGAGTTCAAGCTCGCGTTGGAGAAGCGGCGTGAGATGCGGCCCGATGACATCTTTGTTATTCCGGCGCGGCTGGAGGACTGCGAGTTTCCAGCGGAATTGAAGCATCTGCATTGCGTCAATCTGTTTGAAGAGCGTGGTTGGGAGAAGCTTTTCAAAGCGCTTGAGATAGAGAGTGCGCGGCGTGGCGAACCCAAAACGGTTAAGTCGGTAACTCTTCCAACCGTCGCTACTCCGCTGCCAAAGCCCACGCCATCCGCGCCAGTCGTGAAGCCTGGGCAACTCGGTACACCCACGCGCAGCTTCGATTTCGTCACGGCGCGCGTGGATGAGCATGGACGCATCATCGAGCGGGTTAATGCTCAAGTCGCCGGTTTTGAGGAAGACCTGGGCCACGGCGTGCATTTGCAGATGATCGAAATCCCGGCGGGCACTTTCCGTATGGGTTCGACCGATGCTGAAGTCGAAGCCGCTTTTGCCGATGCCCAGCGTTACCGCAAAGACCCCAAGCGTGAATGGTACGAGTGGGAAACGCCGCGCCATCGTGTGGCTGTGCCGGACTTTTGGATGAGCCGTTATCAGGTGACGCAGGAGCAGTGGTGGGCCGTGGCGCGCTTGCCGAAAGTGAAGCTGGAATTGCCGCCGGAACCGTCAGCGTTCGAGGGCGACAAATTGCCGGTCGAGCAGGTGAGTTGGGAGGAAGCAGTCGAGTTTTGCCAGCGGTTGGAACGGCAATTCAAACGCACTTATCGTTTGCCAAGCGAGGCTGAGTGGGAATACGGCTGCCGTGCGGGCAGCACGACGCCGTTTGCCTTTGGCCCGACAATTACGCCGGAGTTGGTCAATTACGATGGCAATTATCCCTACGGCGAAGCAGCGAAGGGCGAGTACCGGCAACAGACTGTGCCGGTGGGCAGCTTGGGCATGGCGAATGCATTTGGCCTTTACGATATGCACGGCAATGTGTGGGAATGGTGCGCGGATGTCTGGCACAAGAGCTATCAAGACGCGCCGATTGATGGCTCAGCTTGGTTGAGTGGTGGGGACTCAAGTAGCCAAGTGCTGCGGGGCGGTTCGTGGATCTACGATGGGAGGCTCTGTCGCTCTGCCAACCGTGGCAATAATGCGCCTGGCTATCGCAGCAACGATCACGGTTTTCGTGTTGTGGTTTCGTCGAGGACTTCGTAA